Proteins encoded by one window of Salvia splendens isolate huo1 chromosome 7, SspV2, whole genome shotgun sequence:
- the LOC121810433 gene encoding uncharacterized protein LOC121810433, whose amino-acid sequence MRVVYLMLRKGITKGKLLAHLNMMMKRGKIASQAAIHNLMFHHHHHRFRLPFHLTKRRSSHAVFDRDTMAASVESFSSAVASPALPGFGPSPLVRQLRITDSPFPLTDAEAEEDNNVDEAAEEFITKFYDDLKRQNSNMFLEYY is encoded by the coding sequence atGCGAGTGGTATATTTGATGCTGAGAAAAGGCATTACAAAGGGCAAACTATTAGCCCATCTTAACATGATGATGAAGCGCGGCAAAATCGCCAGCCAAGCCGCCATACACAATCTCAtgttccaccaccaccaccacagaTTCCGCCTCCCCTTCCACCTCACCAAGCGCAGGAGCTCTCACGCGGTGTTTGACAGAGACACGATGGCTGCCTCCGTCGAGAGTTTCAGCAGCGCGGTGGCGTCGCCTGCGCTGCCCGGGTTCGGGCCGAGCCCGTTGGTGAGGCAGCTGCGGATCACCGATTCTCCGTTCCCGTTGACGGATGCTGAAGCTGAAGAAGACAATAATGTTGATGAAGCTGCTGAGGAATTTATAACTAAGTTTTATGACGATTTGAAGCGACAGAATTCCAACATGTTTTTGGAGTACTATTGA